ACAAATTTATAAGGCATTTACAAGTTTATCAGACCATACCTTGTGGAGGCATTTTATTGACTATCAGTAAAATGTCTCTCCTCTTGAGGAAGCTGgaattaaaactttaaaaatatcTTTGTAAGGGGGTTTGCTATACCTGTTTTAAACTGGTTTTATCATGCTAAATGGGAAGTTGCAGCGGAGTTCACAAGGATCCAAGCAAGTAGAATAAGGCGACTTTGTTATTGAGTAAAACATTTTACAAGCCTTTTAATCTTTTTTACAAGACCACATACTGTAGGGTCCTTAGTCATATTTTAAAAGGACAGCGAATTTTGCAAGGCAGAACAAAATGGGAAGGTAACATGAAATTAGCACTACACAATTAAATAACAATGGTATTCAAAATACaaaactttgtaaaaaaaagaaatgggatTCAATTCTTAGCATATGGGTTTTTAAGTACTGTGGGTCGGTTATCACGTACCTACATGTGTCACATGTCACATTTTTGCATAGATCTGGAGAACCATTTAtccaattgtcattaaacttggcaTTAACATAATTTAGTTTAAGCTATTGAGAACAGCAGATTCTGAAGATATATGGGCGTGTCTGTATCCctacatctgtatgtcacacctacATTTTTGCATACAACAGCTTATCAAATTGTTATTAAATATGAACATTTATAAATTCAAATGTACAATACCAAAATCATAGCCCTGATATTTATTGAGAATTGTTGCTAAAATATGACCTAATGGGTAAATACTTCTACTCAAGTCTCCAAAACAATATGGGAAAAAAATGCCAAATATGAAAATAAGATCTTACTGTACCATTCTTTCCAGAAAAGCTCCTATTGAATCCATTGGTGTTGATTGTATGTACTGTCTGATATGATGTTCCATGGAATAACTGCTTTTCATTATTAGTGTTGCCATTCTTGTCATCAAAGGCTTGTTTTTTTAGTTGGTAAATCAGCCACAGGTTAGGATTCTGAATTCTTTCAatctaagaaaaaaaagtgaattaacaTGGTTGGAGTACAGTAGGTGCTTTTGAAGAGCAAATGCAACACCTGTATGTGGTCTTCCAATCCACTGAGTCAACATGTTAATGAGGCTGGCCCATGGTGCTCATGTAGATGGCAGGAGACTGCgccaattttttaaaattaaattgttaTGCAAAGTTTGTTTGCTCCAGTTTCTTCTTACTTTCCAACCCCTAAATGCCATAAAAAATCCTGCTCCCCTTTTCAGAATTTGGCCTGCGGTTTCCTTAACTAAAAAAACATTGTATCCTGGAAGGGACAACCACGAGGGCTTCTGTCTAATGAAAATAGAAGAGGCACACCATAATCCAATTTAACCTTGCAGGTGACGTAGAAGTAAGCCAAGCAAACAACTTAGTAGAGTTTGCTATAGGAAATGATGATTAGTAAAACAAGAtttctatttgaaaaaaataaaataaaacagcagtgaatctaaataccaccactgtttagataattaaagtAATGCCTTTTGAGTACCAAGGTTATGACAATTAAACAGCTAACAGTGTCTGTATTTCCATCTGTAGATTAACAACCATCTGGTGTTTAGATCACCTGAAACTCCATGTCTACAAGAAAGAATAGTACTTACCTGACActagatttaaaaagaaacctgCTTTACTAAGTACCTTGAGAATAGTCAAGTGACAAGTGCGTTTAAATGACCTCTCCACCTCCATGTATTCCTGCGAGGATGCCGGTAGTGGTATCTGCAGACACGAGGACCCCTTCATGTCATCCCAGTGCCTTGGAGCATTGACTAAAGGAcctaaacataagaacataagaaaggttacaaacgagaggaggccagttggcccatcttgctcgtttagttgttagtagcttattgatcccagaatctcatcaagcagcttcttgaaggaacccAGGGTGAATCCTTGTTGAAGTTTCCCCTCTGTAAAAAGACTAACTTACGCTTCTGGATTTCCTCGTCTCTTACTTTCCGGATCATAGCCTGGATTTCAGTACATGCAGTCAGCACATCTCTTGTGAGTCCTCCCACTTGGATGAAAGCCCCAGCTGTAAGGTATTTCACTTCCACTCTGATCTGGAGCTTCTTTTGAAGACTTTCAATTGCTTCACGTTCCTTGTCAGTGAATCGCTTGATCCACTCATCCTCAATTTTCTCCTCAACATGTTCTTTATCAATTAAATCTATTAGCCAGGACTTGGCTCTTTCCACACTGTTTCTTGTTTCAGCACAGATGTGCAAAACTGCTGGATCAATTTTTCCTCCTTCCAAAACAAACTCTTTATAAGGTTTTTCTTCTTTACCAGGCTTTCCAAAAAGGAGTTCTGTTTTGTATAATAATGGGGAAAGGAAGCGATTAAGTGTCAAATATTAATGACAAGTTATGATTTATGTGTATTATTAAATTAATGAATCTATTAATGAGAGAGGGTCAACTTGGCATTAACAGAATTTGAACTACACTTGCACTCCACATGGCTAGATATAGGAAATAACTTAATATGGACATTTGAAAAGACTTACCTGCTCCTAGCTGTGCAGATCTAGTTGAGGGTCTACCATTACTTTTCTGTACTCTGCCCATCAGTTCAGCAGTAGGtgccttttagaaaaaaaatgatcaTGTTTTTAGTAGGTTTGGATTGGTGCTCAGAAACACATTTTTCACTGCAAGTGCTTTATTCCAACTACTGCATAAGAAATGTGCTATTTTAAATAATAGGGGATTATTCTCCTCCCTCTAATTGCTCTGTCTCCAAACTTACTGATTTGTCTTGGACGATTCCATTCCCTAGGATGCTGGCAAGATCCGTCGCAGGTCTTCTGTTTCTAATTGTTCTCAACCCCACATTTTTAACAGCAGGATTTTCATTAAACTGTTGTGGCTGAGGGATTCTGAACCTTTCATACAAGTTTCCACTGTACAGAGCCAGGCTTCCATGTTGTCTGTGTTTATTGGGATCTGAGGAGATTCCAGGGGGTTCTGACAGAGCCAGGCTTCCATATTGTCTGTGTTTATTATGATCTGAGGAGATTCCAGTGGGTTCTAGTGACCATGCACCTGAATGTAATGGCTGTGGTCTCCCCATCCCTGCAAGgtctttgtgtttttgtaaatgacTTGGTGGGATAGCTGTTGTTAAGATACCCATGGCTTCAGTCTCCTCATCTTCTTCTTGAGAGTCAAGCACCACAATACAGTTATGTTCCTGCATTGCTAGGGAAATATACATGTTGCTCTGTTCTTGGAAAAACTTCTTTGCCCCGGGCTTATCGATTGTCAACACGTCATCATGGAGAGAAGCAACTATCTTTTCAAACAACTTCTTCATTTCCAAAACGTAAACCCTTGGACCGTCCAGTTtgatttttggtttgcttgtctgaAAGTCAATTCTCACTTTCCCAATGTGTGTATTTCTCGCCCATGAATCATTTTTTCTGTCTTTTATGAACTTGATAACTGCGCTGGAATTAACTTCAACAATTTTTTCAACGTGTGAGTTTTTGTCAACAAAATCAGACAGTTGTTTAAACACATGCTTCACACAATCACAGTAGCCAGAAATTGCTATTCGTATTTTTGAGTTTTTCTGGAATATTTTTATTGTCATGGTTTTCTTTGGGTTGTTATAGGTCTTCTCAAGacatttttttaactgtaccCATTCTTGTTTCTTAATCACCCTGCTATCTTCTACTTCAATGCACTGAAAACCTAGAACTTTCCGAATTAGCTTTTCGGCTTCAATAAAAGCCCTAGTTGTGTTTCCTATGATAAAAACAACACTTTCAAGAGTCTCAAACATTGCGTTGATGCCATTTGCAGTAAAGATGCAGTATGATAGGTCCTCGTTATCCACTTCACTAAGAAAGCTGACAATATGAGGGTTGAGCTCAACTTGCTTCCTCTCCATGTGCATTATTGCTTCCAGTACTTTGCTCTTGATACTGAAAACCTCGGCCGCTAAACCAGAAAGGATCAGACTCTTCACTTCTGGTTTGTAAGCTAGCTTGAGCTCTGGATGATCCTTCATGGTATTCTCCTGAAGTCGATCGTGCTTCAGTATGTTATACATGGCCGGTACCACAGCAACCTTCTCTGTCACGCTAttccgttccctttcaattcgttTAGTGGCTTTGTCCACAATCTCAGTCAGAACCCACTGTAATCTGTCAACATCCTGTACCATTCCCACTAACATGACTTTCTCCAGGAACATGTCTGGTACAAGGATTACAGCATCTGTCATTGAACTGCAAATGTCTGCCTCAGCTACTTTCCAGACTAAAGAATTTACATGACAGTCAATGTACTTGTACTTGGACATGGCATTCCAAAATGCTTTTGAAGCATCATCCTTCCAGGCATCGATATGCTTAGCTGTCAAAAACTTTTGCTCAAATAAGGCAGGAGAGGGGCTGATTTTTGCTACCGGACTTGTGCAGTCTAGTTCACAGAAACACTTTGCCATGGTTTCTGTTAGAAAtgcaatgtgtttattatttctgtgTAGAAACTTCCAAACACAGGAATCAATGATCTCAGTAAATGGGTCTGGCAGCTTCCACATTGGTCTCTCTTTCCCGTACAAAGCTGTGCCCAAAGAATCATAACCGGGATACACCTTTACAGCTGCTTTGTTGATTGTGTGGGCTTTCTTTCTTACGGTCTCAGGCactaaaaaattaaatacaaatatttttttaacattcatttgtattatttttaaattatgactGATTATTATTATGGGTCAGTAAAATCTCTTGTTTCTGGTCCATTCTGCAACATAAACTGGTACATCACAGCATCAGAACAGATGGTTAGGCATATTACAGTACATGGGAACTTATGACCTAAACCAGGGGTAGGCAACTGTTCATAAACCCTCaaatctgtgctgtgctgttcaaaGACTCCTCTATGCTAAACCAGGCAACTTTGACTGTAAAAACATGAAAGAAATGTATATTATAAAACATTCACATTGATAAAGACCAAAATGTCAGACTCTTGTACAGTAAAACTCATTGGAGTAATGGCAGTACCAAAAggtaatttttaaaaaagtgtaacaATTATACTGGAAAGACATTGTAATTACAAAAGGTGTTAGCCTTTTCCTACACATTTCATTTAGTAATTAAACATCTAGTTGCATTGTAACCatacatgtatttactgtgcAATTGTAAAGTGTTATCCAGCTTTGTTACCcagttaagcccctttcacactagcactcctacccgggtcaacacctcaggatgtgggttgacatgctttgacctggGCTAAGCGAGACAAAATGTttgacggccgttcgtgagccgacacaatta
The Acipenser ruthenus chromosome 10, fAciRut3.2 maternal haplotype, whole genome shotgun sequence DNA segment above includes these coding regions:
- the LOC117407868 gene encoding protein mono-ADP-ribosyltransferase PARP14-like, which produces MAECYLYPVIVEGNWGPNVARKCKNKLQIYFQSKKRSNGGECHVEYEDLDSSQATVWFKTEETRKQILDKRNHELNLEKEIVRLTVRLHQDKAGDRGPTVPEKEASIPPEQVPETVRKKAHTINKAAVKVYPGYDSLGTALYGKERPMWKLPDPFTEIIDSCVWKFLHRNNKHIAFLTETMAKCFCELDCTSPVAKISPSPALFEQKFLTAKHIDAWKDDASKAFWNAMSKYKYIDCHVNSLVWKVAEADICSSMTDAVILVPDMFLEKVMLVGMVQDVDRLQWVLTEIVDKATKRIERERNSVTEKVAVVPAMYNILKHDRLQENTMKDHPELKLAYKPEVKSLILSGLAAEVFSIKSKVLEAIMHMERKQVELNPHIVSFLSEVDNEDLSYCIFTANGINAMFETLESVVFIIGNTTRAFIEAEKLIRKVLGFQCIEVEDSRVIKKQEWVQLKKCLEKTYNNPKKTMTIKIFQKNSKIRIAISGYCDCVKHVFKQLSDFVDKNSHVEKIVEVNSSAVIKFIKDRKNDSWARNTHIGKVRIDFQTSKPKIKLDGPRVYVLEMKKLFEKIVASLHDDVLTIDKPGAKKFFQEQSNMYISLAMQEHNCIVVLDSQEEDEETEAMGILTTAIPPSHLQKHKDLAGMGRPQPLHSGAWSLEPTGISSDHNKHRQYGSLALSEPPGISSDPNKHRQHGSLALYSGNLYERFRIPQPQQFNENPAVKNVGLRTIRNRRPATDLASILGNGIVQDKSAPTAELMGRVQKSNGRPSTRSAQLGAELLFGKPGKEEKPYKEFVLEGGKIDPAVLHICAETRNSVERAKSWLIDLIDKEHVEEKIEDEWIKRFTDKEREAIESLQKKLQIRVEVKYLTAGAFIQVGGLTRDVLTACTEIQAMIRKVRDEEIQKRPLVNAPRHWDDMKGSSCLQIPLPASSQEYMEVERSFKRTCHLTILKIERIQNPNLWLIYQLKKQAFDDKNGNTNNEKQLFHGTSYQTVHTINTNGFNRSFSGKNAVAYGNGTYFAVNANYSASGTYSVPDPQGQKYMYLTRVLTGVFTNGRAGMIVPPAKNAADPTDLYDSVTDNPANPTIFVIFHDVQAYPEYLITFI